In Alteribacter lacisalsi, a genomic segment contains:
- a CDS encoding TVP38/TMEM64 family protein — protein sequence MLRKITVTLFYLGVAFIIYLVHEPLLAWIGSTDRSYAPLTAIVATLMSLFPVIPYPIVGGVIGAAYGPALGGLLIWIGSSLASVIMFAIVRYGYQDWGKKILHKYKYLEKLTVLFERNAFVTITLLRMIPVIPSIIINVYAALSRVRFLSYTAASSLGKIPSMILFALIGHTIVTDPGELLVMAIVYATFLIVMYGMYRVWKKRAEQRFRLEHGEDPRSS from the coding sequence ATGCTGCGGAAAATTACGGTTACGCTTTTTTATCTTGGCGTTGCTTTTATTATTTATCTGGTTCACGAACCCCTCCTGGCCTGGATTGGCAGCACGGACCGTTCCTATGCGCCTTTGACTGCCATTGTTGCCACCCTTATGTCCTTATTCCCGGTGATTCCTTATCCGATTGTAGGAGGGGTGATCGGTGCTGCCTACGGACCGGCACTCGGGGGGCTGCTCATCTGGATCGGATCATCCCTGGCTTCTGTGATCATGTTTGCCATTGTCAGGTACGGCTACCAGGACTGGGGAAAAAAGATTCTTCACAAGTACAAGTATCTCGAAAAGCTTACGGTTCTTTTTGAACGAAATGCGTTTGTTACGATTACACTGCTTCGGATGATACCGGTCATTCCGTCTATCATCATTAATGTTTACGCCGCTCTCAGCCGTGTGAGGTTTCTTTCCTATACAGCAGCGTCCTCGCTGGGAAAAATCCCGAGCATGATCCTCTTTGCCCTGATCGGTCATACAATTGTCACGGATCCAGGGGAACTGCTCGTGATGGCGATTGTTTACGCCACTTTCCTGATCGTGATGTATGGCATGTACCGTGTCTGGAAAAAAAGAGCCGAGCAGAGATTCCGGCTTGAACACGGCGAAGATCCACGTTCCTCTTAA
- a CDS encoding DMT family transporter — protein MSLQPTRLWPVYLMLAFSTSTWGSAFVAGRFATESFDPVTVAFLRFFFAAIILVPLMYILEKDRPRPSLKDWGLFALLGLTGIAIYNIAFFTAAKYAPIAKSSLFIASNPVLIILLSGLFLKETITGRNIAGLVLALTGAVIIITNGDILAAARHGLEPIDFVLLFAVVCWALYSVLGKVALRKFSSLVCTTWAVVFGTVMLFPFALLETSWTQVAEADWGVWTAILHMSIIVTVVSFLMYYQGIKIIGAAKASLFINLMPVSAVILAVVFLDEPLLWAHLAGALFVLTGVTIGTYTRPLWLNRKNKAARS, from the coding sequence ATGTCCCTGCAGCCTACACGTTTATGGCCGGTCTATTTGATGCTCGCTTTTTCCACCAGTACGTGGGGAAGCGCTTTTGTAGCCGGCCGGTTCGCTACAGAATCCTTTGATCCGGTAACAGTAGCTTTTTTACGGTTCTTTTTTGCTGCCATCATCCTTGTGCCTCTTATGTACATATTGGAGAAGGACAGACCGCGGCCATCCTTAAAAGACTGGGGGCTTTTTGCCCTTCTGGGTCTCACCGGCATAGCCATTTATAACATTGCTTTTTTTACAGCTGCCAAATATGCCCCGATCGCCAAAAGCTCGCTTTTTATTGCATCAAATCCGGTGCTGATCATTCTGCTTTCAGGTCTTTTTCTTAAAGAGACCATCACCGGGCGCAATATTGCCGGGCTGGTCCTTGCCCTTACAGGAGCAGTCATTATAATTACAAACGGTGATATTCTTGCTGCGGCGCGTCACGGTCTTGAGCCGATCGATTTTGTTCTTCTGTTTGCCGTTGTCTGCTGGGCTCTGTACAGCGTCCTCGGCAAGGTCGCACTGAGGAAATTTTCATCGCTTGTCTGTACCACCTGGGCTGTGGTATTCGGTACAGTAATGCTTTTTCCGTTTGCCCTCCTGGAAACGAGCTGGACGCAGGTGGCGGAGGCAGACTGGGGTGTCTGGACAGCGATCCTTCATATGAGCATCATCGTTACGGTAGTGAGCTTTCTTATGTATTACCAGGGCATAAAAATCATCGGCGCTGCCAAAGCTTCCCTTTTCATAAATCTGATGCCGGTTTCAGCCGTGATTCTTGCGGTCGTCTTTCTTGACGAACCTCTTCTTTGGGCACATCTTGCCGGAGCCCTGTTTGTTTTGACCGGTGTCACAATCGGAACATATACCAGACCACTCTGGCTGAACCGGAAAAACAAAGCAGCGCGATCGTAA
- a CDS encoding AAA family ATPase yields the protein MERERTNRLAVDERISELLDKPDHLLKETEIVRLIQYVTEEQDAESPSDEGSRKQLAYLYTLAARARYARKQEEDDKTAKWAEQAASMLPKDAYVAGLFRNLDYASLMTDLLPNRFAKIRETDHSHAKKAVVEQYLQTAREFLSREPELLKRASRLDENAQIVSDYEAYAFSGKVLSFLERAKDAVQHLQDASNSFRESISGIYHSKEHLKRVKEAVAVLEELAAEWEQIRKDTLRKEDEPTALRDLHSMVGLKEVKERVRSYYRYLVYQKERKEQGFQFQDEQSLNMILTGNPGTGKTTIARLLARIYHELGVLPREHVTEVDRSHLVGSYLGQTEEKTMNVIKEAAGGVLFIDEAYSLKREGSSGTDYGQTAVDTLVSAMTGGEFAGSFAVILAGYPEEMRRFLWSNPGLRSRFPENNHIHLPDYSINELLEIGEHVALDNDFSLTEEALPAFRHRLEKEQVDDSFGNARSARNIVLNAVFKKGARAAAKESYTRKDFTVLEKDDFHIGDKEEERTGTPEERLGELIGLESVKKEVRTLASFVKVQKMRREKQLPSVPVQLHSLFTGNPGTGKTTVAKIFSEILYELDLLKRGHLVVAGRSDLVSGYTGQTAGKTKKKIREALGGVLLIDEAYSLLSGGPGDFGKEAVDTLVEEMTKHEENLVVILAGYPEPMKALIKSNPGLASRFKKTILFPDYSPKELLDILLYYIERFGYRLEEGAVEEIQNRIDAVRPAGNGRAMKDAVEDAIQHHSYRILSDSAAVPDEQTLTTLKADDFTTLIQIRGEES from the coding sequence ATGGAACGTGAGCGTACCAACCGCCTGGCGGTTGATGAAAGAATCAGCGAATTACTTGATAAGCCTGATCACCTGCTGAAGGAAACAGAGATTGTCAGGCTGATCCAATATGTTACCGAAGAGCAGGATGCAGAAAGCCCATCAGACGAAGGAAGCAGGAAACAGCTTGCGTATCTGTATACCCTGGCAGCAAGGGCGAGGTATGCCAGAAAGCAGGAAGAAGATGATAAAACAGCCAAGTGGGCTGAGCAGGCTGCTTCCATGCTTCCAAAGGATGCGTATGTAGCCGGACTGTTCCGCAATCTTGATTATGCATCACTGATGACAGATTTGTTACCGAACCGTTTCGCAAAAATCAGGGAAACAGATCACAGCCATGCAAAAAAAGCAGTAGTTGAACAGTATCTTCAAACAGCTCGGGAATTTTTAAGCCGTGAACCGGAACTGCTGAAACGGGCTTCAAGACTTGATGAAAATGCCCAGATTGTCAGTGACTATGAAGCTTATGCCTTCAGTGGCAAGGTGCTCTCCTTTCTTGAGAGAGCCAAAGATGCTGTCCAGCATCTTCAGGACGCATCTAATTCTTTTCGGGAAAGCATCTCCGGTATCTATCATTCAAAAGAGCATCTAAAAAGGGTCAAGGAGGCTGTCGCTGTCCTTGAAGAGCTCGCTGCCGAATGGGAACAGATCCGTAAAGACACTCTCAGAAAAGAGGACGAGCCGACAGCCCTGCGTGATCTCCACAGTATGGTCGGATTAAAGGAAGTAAAGGAAAGGGTCCGCAGCTACTACCGGTATCTTGTTTATCAGAAAGAACGAAAGGAACAGGGGTTTCAATTTCAGGATGAACAAAGTCTGAATATGATTCTTACCGGAAATCCGGGAACAGGGAAAACGACCATTGCCCGGCTTCTTGCACGGATCTATCATGAACTCGGCGTTCTTCCCCGTGAGCATGTGACCGAGGTAGACCGTTCTCACCTTGTCGGTTCCTACCTCGGGCAGACGGAGGAGAAAACGATGAATGTCATAAAGGAAGCTGCAGGTGGTGTGCTCTTTATAGATGAGGCGTACAGCCTGAAGCGCGAGGGTTCAAGCGGAACCGATTATGGCCAGACAGCCGTCGATACCCTCGTTTCCGCTATGACCGGAGGAGAATTTGCCGGCTCATTTGCTGTTATTCTTGCAGGATATCCGGAAGAGATGCGCCGGTTTTTATGGAGCAATCCAGGACTGCGGAGCCGCTTCCCGGAGAACAATCACATTCACCTGCCCGATTATTCCATCAATGAACTGCTTGAAATCGGGGAGCATGTGGCGCTCGACAATGACTTTTCCCTTACGGAGGAGGCCCTGCCGGCTTTCAGGCATCGTCTGGAAAAAGAACAGGTGGACGACAGTTTCGGCAATGCCCGCTCGGCACGAAACATCGTGTTAAATGCGGTATTTAAAAAAGGAGCACGGGCTGCTGCTAAAGAGTCGTATACAAGAAAAGACTTTACTGTTCTTGAAAAGGACGATTTTCATATAGGTGACAAGGAAGAGGAAAGAACCGGCACCCCGGAGGAGCGTCTTGGGGAACTGATTGGTCTTGAGAGTGTAAAAAAAGAAGTGAGAACCCTTGCCTCGTTTGTGAAAGTTCAGAAGATGAGAAGGGAAAAACAACTCCCTTCCGTGCCTGTTCAGCTCCACAGCCTTTTTACGGGGAATCCCGGTACCGGGAAAACAACAGTAGCGAAAATCTTCTCTGAAATTCTCTACGAACTTGACCTGCTTAAAAGAGGCCATCTCGTTGTCGCCGGTCGAAGTGATCTTGTTAGCGGCTACACAGGCCAGACAGCAGGGAAAACAAAAAAGAAGATCCGTGAAGCCCTCGGTGGGGTTCTCCTGATTGATGAAGCATACAGCCTCCTCTCCGGAGGTCCTGGTGATTTTGGCAAGGAAGCTGTGGACACGCTGGTTGAAGAAATGACAAAGCATGAGGAAAATCTGGTTGTGATCCTTGCCGGCTATCCGGAGCCGATGAAAGCATTGATCAAAAGCAATCCAGGACTCGCTTCAAGGTTTAAAAAAACCATTCTGTTTCCGGACTACTCACCGAAAGAGCTGCTTGACATTCTTCTGTATTATATAGAGCGGTTCGGCTACAGGCTTGAAGAAGGAGCCGTTGAAGAGATTCAAAACCGGATTGACGCTGTCAGACCAGCAGGAAACGGTCGTGCAATGAAGGATGCGGTGGAGGATGCCATTCAGCATCATTCCTACAGGATCCTGTCAGATTCTGCTGCCGTGCCTGATGAACAAACACTTACCACTCTTAAAGCCGACGATTTTACGACACTTATTCAGATAAGGGGAGAAGAGAGCTAA
- a CDS encoding acyl-CoA thioesterase: MLTTESRITVRYAETDQMGVVYHANYLVWCEIGRTELIEELGFRYADMENSGILSPVTSINLSYKAPALYGEDVTVLTWIEAYTGIRITYGYEIRNQAGDVCVTGFSEHACVKKESFRPISVKKHFPEWHEAYERNKKKS, translated from the coding sequence ATGTTAACGACCGAATCAAGGATCACTGTCAGATATGCAGAAACAGACCAGATGGGCGTGGTGTACCATGCGAATTATCTGGTCTGGTGCGAAATTGGGAGAACAGAACTGATCGAGGAACTGGGATTCCGGTATGCAGATATGGAGAACTCCGGAATCCTGTCTCCTGTAACCAGTATTAATCTGTCCTACAAAGCTCCGGCACTTTATGGTGAAGATGTGACGGTGCTTACGTGGATTGAGGCGTATACCGGTATCCGGATTACATACGGCTACGAAATCAGGAATCAGGCAGGAGATGTGTGTGTAACCGGATTTAGTGAACATGCGTGTGTAAAGAAAGAATCCTTTAGGCCCATCTCAGTCAAAAAACATTTTCCTGAATGGCATGAGGCCTATGAGCGCAATAAAAAGAAATCGTAA
- a CDS encoding suppressor of fused domain protein, which produces MDTFINFLEKHMGKIECGWHQNQQGHRLPFQVVMYEGGPMPGAKSYSTLGLSLEALTDGESGELIHQELIFLTDALFDHPEIPFILQNTALMALNSHTPYFRGNVIGPFGPMFEGCDMEAFYVTLPVYFNEPFRVYETKAGVRYNMMWLIPITASEADFIEANGWGIFEDLLSETQPDLTDLYRESLV; this is translated from the coding sequence ATGGATACGTTTATCAATTTTCTGGAAAAGCATATGGGCAAAATTGAATGCGGCTGGCATCAGAATCAGCAGGGGCACAGGCTCCCTTTTCAGGTTGTCATGTACGAGGGGGGGCCAATGCCCGGGGCGAAGTCCTACTCAACCCTCGGTTTGAGCCTGGAAGCCTTAACAGACGGTGAATCGGGTGAATTGATTCATCAGGAGCTTATTTTCCTGACAGATGCCTTGTTTGATCATCCTGAGATTCCTTTTATACTGCAGAATACGGCCTTAATGGCTTTAAACAGCCATACACCCTATTTCAGGGGAAACGTGATTGGACCATTTGGTCCCATGTTTGAAGGCTGTGACATGGAAGCATTTTACGTTACGCTGCCGGTGTATTTTAACGAACCGTTCCGAGTGTACGAGACAAAAGCCGGAGTGCGGTACAACATGATGTGGCTCATTCCTATAACAGCATCGGAAGCTGACTTTATCGAAGCGAACGGATGGGGAATTTTTGAAGATCTTCTTTCCGAAACACAACCGGATCTGACAGACCTATACCGTGAATCACTTGTATAA
- the tlp gene encoding small acid-soluble spore protein Tlp: MIMKPKPDNRQDNAEKLEQMVENTRENMEAAQETADNLDLKEEDRQAIKEKNQRREESIQSFQAEIADEKGDRERGDY; encoded by the coding sequence ATGATAATGAAGCCAAAACCGGATAACCGCCAGGACAACGCAGAAAAGCTTGAACAGATGGTGGAAAACACGCGTGAAAACATGGAAGCAGCTCAGGAAACGGCTGATAATCTCGATCTGAAAGAGGAAGATCGCCAGGCAATTAAGGAAAAAAACCAGCGCCGTGAAGAAAGCATTCAGAGCTTTCAGGCTGAGATTGCCGATGAAAAAGGCGATCGTGAGCGCGGCGACTATTAA